From the Schistocerca piceifrons isolate TAMUIC-IGC-003096 chromosome 2, iqSchPice1.1, whole genome shotgun sequence genome, the window TAGGAATTTATCAAATTCAAAAAGATGTTGGGGCAGGTGCCAGACATGCACCATACTGGACACTACACCCTCCATAAACTCTTCTAAGTAATGGAAAGCATTCCACTGACTCACAGGCAACAACCCtatattcacaagctgcgacatcgtcgcgaaaaacacagtgacccgtatatgtaataagttgcctttaatttacgtctatggtcacaatcttttctgtttaacagattaccggtttcggtctttaatgaccatcatcagatctgcagcaaaaatgggagaaatataaatacactcgcaaactgcaTACAGCTTAAGAtcaatacatagagcatattgaaaagtattactgacaaaatttacatttgtgcgctttaaatgtgaagaggcatacctgttcaaaaatggttcaaatggctctgagcactgtgggacttaacatctgtggtcatcagtcccctagaacttagaactacttaaacctaactaacctaaggacatcacacacatccatgcccgaggcaggattcgaacctgcgaccgtaacggtcacgctgtttcagactgaagcgcctagaaccgcacagccacactggccggcggcatacctgtctcataaaaacaaaatcctaatgcactgcagccatagtggcatagtcaactgttaaatgcggaatcagcaccagcatcgtcaaatacatataaatcacgtAACATGCACGAGTCacgttgtcagtaaaactactgtttaaaacaatatATACATATACCAATTAATGCAACATTAGCATCCTTAGATATAAAACATCTTTACAGTAATATCCCAATTAAAGAAACGATTGACATTATTAGACGCAATCTCCTCTCCCACAACAAAATTAGCACTGCCAAATGTACAGAACTAATTGAACTCCTAGATTTTGTTttagcttacaattttttttacctttAATGACAAAATTTATTATCAAAAGGACGGGCTTGGGATGGGTAATAGCCTGGCTGGCACTTTAGCAGGCATTTTTATCAATGATTTAGAATGTAAAATTATTGCCAAGTACCCGCAACTAAAAGATAAAACGATTTATTACAAACGGTATGTCGAGGACATTTTATTACTTATAGAAGGTGACACCAGTGAGGTCAACACTTTCACCAAAGCATTAGGCAGCATGCACCCTAAAATAACTTTTACCactgaaatagaagaagatggctctataAACTACCTTGatctcactattaagaaagttaatAATAAACATAAGTTTTCGATTTTTAGGAAACCAACTTGTACAGACAATATCATCAATGCCAGTTCATGCCATCCTCCCAGATACAAAAAAGCTTTCATCTCTTCCATGGTTCACCGGCTCCTTCGTCTACCTTTAGACGAAAACGAAATATGTAAAGAACTTAGCATTTTAAAGCAGATCGCATTAGCTAACGGCTTTTCTACAAACGACGTCACGCGCCCCTACAATAGTCTAGAGAAACGTTTAACAAACAgcaggcacacacacacccacacacaaaagaGAACCGGCAAAGATAGAATAAAAACTATTCCCATGAAATTTAATGGCAAAATgtccctgcaaatagaaaaatgttttaaaaagtctgatgGCAGATGTGGCTTTCAGGTCAATAACACTATAAaactacgaataaaacataaattgaaaggGAACTATGATAAATTTGATGGTTCTGGAATGTATAGGATCgactgcagtaactgtgacaaatattatataggtcaaacaggccgctcttttaaattaaggttcaaagaacactcacagccacgAAACAAAACGGCTTTGGGACAGCTTTTGTCTGATACTAGTCATTCCATAGGGAGCATTGAAAACTGTATGCATATTCTTCACAGGGTGGAAAAAGGGCCATGCTCTTAATTTGCTggaggagcttgaaatttataaagcaaaaaatagAGAGCCATATAAACTGCTTAACTGGCAGAACGATTTTgtgcccaatgcctactttgctttatttgacaatgttttaccctaatcactctttttttcttctttgttgttattttaaaacctgtacaacaggcaggccgtcagcagcattctacgctgctcttcagccatagaatagacaatgagaaataacagaaagaatacacataagttacataatGGCGGGTAATAAAACACTAGacacataaatacaaaaacacggagccgttcacactcgatgacaatccacactacaaactgttgacacgacgcacaaacactgaagatgtcagtgacacaggtgaacgatggagtgtgacggtgaacactgaacacgacggcacacacgacactaatggcgatgatctccagcgcgcgaatgtccacgtagcgtgtgcgagtctggggacctgctgAGAGGGGAAGAAGGttgaggggggaggagaggggagaacaaagatgccaatggctgaggagatgggaggagtaggagagggacaggagaggggaagcccgggggaggagtggggagaaatggaggagggagggaaggggagagaagggagggagggtgcccaaaggagaaacagaggaagaaggagggaggatcaaagttggtaggaggggtaggtagaggggaggaggacatcatcagggagggggagctggtggaagccaccttgggggagggtaaggagggtggagagatggagagcaggtgggacatgggaatacaggcacggcagtgggcggggtgggagaggatgggtgagacaagcgggtgaggaggattgaatttacgggaggtgtagaggatttgtatccgttcgaggaaaaggaggaggtgagggaatgGAACTAGGtcgtacaggagccatgtgggggaggggagacggatgcgatatgcgagacagagagcatggcgttcaacgatctgaagggatttatgaaaggtagggggggcggagatccaggccggatgggcgtaacataggatagggcggatgaaggatttataggtgtggagtatggtagaggggtccagaccccacgtacggctggaaaggagcttgaggagacggagtcgggagagtgccttggcttggattgtccggagatgggtccaggagaggcgacggttgagggtgacgccaacatacttaagggtgggggtgagggcgataggatgtccatagatggttagatagaaatcaaggaggcggaaggaaggggtggttttgcctacaatgatcatctGGGTTTTGGAGGgtttgaccttgagcaaccactggttgcaccaagcggtgaaccggtcaagatgggattggagaaggtgttgggaatgctgcagggtgggggcgagggcaaggaaggcggtgtcatcagcaaactggagaaagtGGACGGGGGTGACAGTGgcagcatgtccgccgtatacaaaaggtacagaaggggggtgaggacggagccttggggcacaccggcggagggaaaaaaggtgtaggaatccatgttatggatggtgatgtaggaaggacggtgggagagaaaggagccgatcagaaggacgtagttaatgggaagcgcgaaggtttggagcttgaagaggagaccggaatgccatacgcggtcataggcatgttcgaggtccagggaagattgcggagtgacgggaattaagctgtcggaaaggagatgagtgacgtgaaggagaaggtcatcagaagagcaggacggctgaaagccacactgggtaacaggaaggaggcggtgctggcggagatgctggtggatgcgtcgggtgaggatggattccaggaccttgctgaagaccgaggtaaggctgatgggacagtaggaggagaggGCGGACGGCGGCTTGCCGTGTTTAAGGAacttcaggatacgggaggttttccacaggtcgaggtagtagccagtggacaggactacattgcagagcctggccagagtggagaggaaagagacaggagcttcacgaaggtggtggAAGGTGACACAATCGTGGCCAGGAGTGGtattgcgttttgtgcggagtgtagcaatgagatcctgtgtagtgatagggacgTTGAGTTCTGTGtgcgcaatgttgtccaagtactggaaaccaggtgcgaggggagagacagaggtgtcagttcgatcgtggacatcggggaagagggagtaatcgaactggggatcgtcagggatgaAAAAGACATtggaaaggtaggaggcaaagtgattggccttactaagggtgtcaggatagtagggggagggtttagttctggtaaggcagcggaaggctgaccagaacttggacgcgtttataggtagggtagcatttaaacgggtgcatgtctgtcgccagtcccagcatttcttagctgcgagcaagttTCGGTTGTTTGGCTAGAGTTGCCGGTGGTGTCATAGTGTGTCCGGTTCACGCGTGctgaggaaggcacagtagagacggcgggattcacggaggaggatggcctgtgggggtaaggttggatggtgggggtggatggcgacagtagggacgtgggcctccacggcctcagacaaggtctgctggagaaaggaggcagcgtgggtaacatcgtcagggtggtggtaggtgaagggatgGCCTTCGACATAGGTGGAGAGGGTGTCCCGGTAGACATTCCAGTCAgtatgggaatagtcatggacgtacctcgggggagggtcattacgagggtcggggtgggggcgacgaccgtctgaaacggtgagaggacagggagatggtcgctaccaatggggtccaggacatccagcgctatgcggccaaggaggttgggggaggagaggatgacatcgggagtggagtttgATTCGGggcaggtgtgctggggaatggggacgaggtcgccttggagggtggagaggaaccgacgccaccgccgtaactgggtgggGGAACGACTATGGACGTTGACGTCGGCGGCGATCATGTACgaggagaaggtacgatcaatgtgggagaggaagtcgaaagaaataggggcgttggggcggacatagatggtggcacaggtgacggtaaggccagagaagaagagactaaggatcaggtgttcggtggggtcgggaaggagaggttggagccgaaccgggatctggcagtggtgaccaatggcaactccgccacgcgcaatcgggaggggattatcggagcggtggagaaggtagggcgaagtgtggatggtgtggtggggttggaggaaggtttcaatgaggaggaaggcatccacatggtgggttgcaagggtgtgcatgaagaggttcttgttagcaggaagggaacggatgttgttgaacaggatgtggtgctgttgcgccatgacagggatttagatgagagtgtcgagacgggagaaggtggaatgggcctggttgtgggagtaggtggcatacatttttaggtggaagatggaacgggcggcgagggagacctgttggagggtgtgagggtgctggaaagggtggacgttttgcaggacaatggtgagaacctgatgatgtcctcagcggttggGGGACGACGACGaaaggaattgccaggaggggtgggggtgtccagaggacagacagggatggtgagttcaggagtggttggaggggttcaggctttacacttttgggagtaggtgggatgggggagattgcaggtattacaggagggaggagggagggtatTGAAGGTTAGgccactgccagaggaagtgcgcttgcctacaatgcgggcaggtgggggcctcgcggcactcagctgttgggtgcacgttgtagtgcagacacctctggtaGTGAAGGGATTCAGTAgaggaacgggaggggtcgaccttatatcgttggttgaagaggagggcaccctccttcaggagatggtcaatggagggggcatcctcggagaaaacccgcataaggtgggtggggctgGCCGAGTTAAAAATgcagcggaccgcccgcacctccagcgagggatgcgccttgagctctgccaacacctcctcccccACGATcgttggactaagccgagtgatcacaggCGGGTGATCGACAggcgacgtgggggttggggttggcgagtaggagatggagaaggagcaggggtgagggtgaCGTTGGGGTCAAAGCGGGTgatggggaggagggagaggatatcagtatggagggtgggactgggggaggagataagaactgAATCCCGTCCgggagtgaggagtgagatgggggcaccagggaagtgttggcagaggaggagggagaggttccgggcctcgagaagggaaggatcgggatgggagaggaggtatttgtataaagagggggtgaggaggaggaggaggaggaggcggtgggaacagggccaggtggggagacatccatggcatcctggggggggagGAGGACGGGGCGGTGCCTTTTTGGGTGCGGAGGAGGGGGTGGTGCCAcgagggcgtttaacggcggcagaagggtgggtggtgacatgagggatgggagttatagggaggtggtgggaagtggCAGGTCCCTGCGTGGACGCagtagtcggcgccggagatagtgatggtgaaggcgacggcgacggcgatggtggtggtggtggtggtggtggtggtggtggtggtggcggtggtggcgaaagcgatggggagagctgggcatgggcagtggcccgacaggccaccacactagctggagctgcagtgacaggctgggggagtggggggaaaggatcagagggtgaggagtgggaggaagaagctggggagggtgcgacaaagagcgagggcgaagggagagttagaagaggagggatggaaagagggggggtgactgggcacaccatgtaatggtggtggtgatggcggAGGGTGAAGTATacactatggcggtggtggtagtaatggtagtggtggtgggggctgacatgacgacagggatgaACTAAAACAGCACAGGACGAAAAGGGGAGGAAAAATCCGGGGATGGAtgaagacggacgaagacgaggACCAGAGTCCCATGCTGCTGGCACTGGCgatggctggcaggaacgctgcagCTGATGCTGCCGCGCACGGGGCCGGGGCCGGGGccactgctgctgatgctgctgctgctgctcagctGGCTGGCTGGCTTGCTGGCTGGCTGACACCTGAaaccctaacgcttcgattagtgctggaatggcacaattgAAGGGCGACATCCTTtcgaattaccgccggagatgcctAATCACTCCACGCCTCTGTTACATATAGTGTGTTCGCAAGTTCTTCTAGCATTGAGTATattacatatttacttcgttttcatacaTTTTATGCATGACTCTAGTAGGTTCTTGTTCCTTctttattcatttcatagactgcattaatcagataatgtAGATCATCCACTGTcatggaattttatcattctttgctTGCAACGAAgtaccgcagggtacgaggggccctctACCAATCACGTTCCTTCAACTACTTCCCGCCTGTGCGGTATTCTAGAGTTAttgctaacagagggcgctgattatgtgcagaactatatttcctttcatttgtggctcctttagcgatttgttttatgttgtttatattacctggtgcaatatcaacggtgttcaatatttatgttattgtctagaatattggcactagagcacatgtcaaccactgttttttaatTCTTCGTCTTttaaacaatattacttttgtcgtgttcttctttttattgctttttactaCTGTAACACTTTTTGtactttataagcttattacagactttaacTGTTGTACCCCCCTTTcagtttcgctgtttcaattaattattgaaaactagtgtatgctgacatcagcgacatctggtcaacttactaCACAAAAATCTTGAGGCTACTgtatggcagcttgttttaaacagtagttttactgacaacatgactcgtgcatgtgatgtgatttatatgtatttgacgatgctggtgctgattccacatttaacagttgactatgccactatggctgcagtgcattaggactttgtttttatgagacaggtatgcctcttcacatttaaagcacacaactgtaaattttgtcagtaatacttttcaatatgctctatgtattgttcttaagctgtatacagtttgcgagtgtatttatatttctcccatttttgctgcagatctgatgatggtcattaaagaccgaaaccggtaatctgaaaaacagaaaagattgtgaccatagacgtaaattaaaggaaacttaataaCCCTATAGCTCACTACCTGCTTCTCCACAAGAACCATCCGTTACCTGTAGCATGAGTAACACTGACCACTTTGCATTCTATCCCTCCAACATGTTCTCCATCCCTGATGTCCCTCCATTTGATTAGTCCCTGTTCCCTACAATCCATGAATGTACTAACACTGCTGTCCCACCCCTTGCCCCCAACTCACTGTACTTGTGCAGTACATCATATGCAGAATTAAATATAACATTCACAGTCATGACTATATCACATATCATCACCTTAAAGGATCCCCACCTCTCCTTTCCAGTCTGCCTCACGACCCTTTATACAAATATCCTCTCCACAGGTTACTATCCTGAGATTCGGAAAACCTCCAAAATTCTACTTTTTCTCAAACCACACAAATCCCCCACTGATGCTTCCTTTTATCACCCCATCTGCCTGACCTCAGTGTTTACCAAGGTCTTCAAATGCATCCTCTCCTAATGTATCCCTCAACATCTGAACCAACACTACCTTATTCCAATTAACCTgtgtgacttccatcccaatttctCCTCTGATGATCTGCTTCTGCACCAGACCCACTTCTTATCCTACCAACTCAACTCCTGTAAATCTGCTATTTTTGTCTCCTTCAACCCAGAGAAAGTCTATGACTGTgtgtggcattctggtctccttttcaaactccagacatatAAACTTCCAGTTACCTATATCTGTGGTATTGCATCCTTCCTATCTTATAGCCCATTCCCATACCTTCTACTCcactctgtcctctctcctctcgtGTCCTTTATCTCCTGTATACTACTGATATGTCGAAATCCCCATGCCCCATatcggctgggggggggggggggaatgtcctGTCAGTAGTACAGGCAAGACATTGTTCAGCCAATTGatggaaaaattttaattaaaggaaaaagaaataagaaacaaaCAGGGGAAATATTTACACTGACTTTAAAATGTTTTTGAGGGAAAAATAAATTGGAAGCTTTTAGCTATATAAGAGATATGACATCAAGCACTGGcatttaaaaacagtaataataaaagatAAAACAAAACACAGTAAGTGAACATTTAAGAACTTGTAACCTGATGCTGAAACACTGATACCTGAAAGAAGCTCATTTTGTCATTACGAAATGGAAGGACCTGCCCAGGGATAGGGAGGCTGCTTTTGAGGAGGAAAATGTTGATAGATGAGGAAAATGGGAATGTGGTGGTATAGGGGCATAGGGCTGGAACATAGCAGCCATTGGGTAGAAGCTGCTGCTGGACAGAAGAAGGTGTGGAGCGGAGGGGGGAATTAGTGACACTATAGTGGTTGGGATAAGAGAGGGTGGAGAAAGAAAGGCAGATGGGGGAGAATAAGGGAGAAGCAatgtggggaggggaagggagggagaggaagcCATGTTGAGATGGAATAGAAGGGGCGGACGTATAGCTGGAAGGACAGGTAAATGTCAAGGTGGAGTTCATGATCTGGGAGGGGGAGACCGCTTAAATTTCTTTGTGAGACTAGGTGAAGGCAGGGGCAGTTCTATAAGTCGGTCAAGGGGAGGGGCTAATTGGGGGAGCGGGGGTTTGGGGgagtggaatatcgcttaacaaaaggagagttggggtcctctgcTGACGAATTGGTGCAACTTGGTGtttcttaaagtagtttttggtaactgttttggagttcagggtaaaagaaacttattttcacatgggagattttataaattacataaaccatgaaaaaggtcaacttacaacaaataagttttcattaattttctggatacagaaggtgACATGAACGTATAAACTTGAACTagacatgaatataaaaaaattctgtaacaaaattcactgtatattTCCGTCTTCTGCCCAATTTGTCATACTCATTCGcctctgtttctttttactgaatatgtcaatgatattttcaatgtccatatctctttctttatacactactggccattaaaattgttataccaagaagaaatgcagatgataaacagatattcattggacaaatatattatactggaactgacatgtgattacattttcacgcagtttgggtgcatagatcctgagaaatcagtacccagaacaaccacctctggctgtgttaatggccttgatacacctgggcattgagtcaaacagagcttggatggcgtgtacaggtacagctgaccatgcagtttaacatgataccacagttcatcaagagtagtgactggcgttttgtgatgagccagttgctcagccaccattgactagacgttttcaattggtgagagatctggagaatgtgctggccaggggagcagtcgaacattttctgtatccataaaggcccgtacaggacatgcaacatgcggtcgtgcattatcctgctgaaatgtagggtttcgcagggatcgaatgaagggtagagccatgggtggtaacacatctgaaatgtaacgtccactgttcaaagtaccgtcaatgcgaacaagaggtgaccgagacgtgtaaccaatggcaccccaaaccatcacgccaggtgatacgccagtatggcgatgatcaatacactcttccaatgtgcgttcaccgcgatgccaccaaacacggatgtgaccatcatgatgctgtaaacagaacctggattcatccgaaaaaatgacgttttgccattcgtgcacccaggttcgtcgttgagtacaccatcgcaggcactcctgtctgtgatgcagcgtcaagggtaaccgcagccatggtctccgagctgatagtccatactgctgcaaacgtcgtcgaactgtttatgcagatggttgttgtcttgcaaacgtccccgtctgttgactcagggatcgagacgtggctgcacgatccgttacagccatgcggataagatgcctgtcatctcgactgctaggccgttgggatccagcacagcgttccgtattaccctcctgaacccaccgattccatattctgctaacagtcattggatctcgaccaacgcgaggagcaatgtcacgatacgataaaccgcaatcgcgataggctacaatccgacctttatcaaagtcggaaacgtgatggtgcgcatttctcctccttgcacgaggcatcacaacaacgtttcaccaggcaacgccggtcaactgctgtttgtgtatgaaaaatcggttggaaactttctcatgtcagcgcgttgtagatgtcgccaccggcgccaatcttgtgtgaatgctctgaaaagctaatcatttgcatatcagagcatcttcttcctgtcggttaaatttcacgtctgtagcacgtcatcttcgtggtgtagcaattttaatggtcagtagtgcaagaGCCAATCCATTTAGTCTCACGTGCCCCATTGTGTTAGGCAAATAAGTCTTTGTTCGTCTCAAagtaaagattgttcgttcaggAATGCTTGTGGCGACAGGAATAGTCCCAAATATTTGAGGTAAAAGATGTACATTTGGAAAAAACTGCTTGTCACAGTCCTTAAATGCTTCTGTTACTGTTTCAGGTCTTTTACTTTCATCAAGCCACTTTTTCTTCCAGAGTTTCAGCTCTCCTTTCATTAAAAGCGAAGAACTCTCCAAAAACTGTTCGTATTTCTCGGATGCTTGGATCAATAATCCTCGCTGTATTTTAAACAGTATGCAGGAATAAGACCTTCAAGTGGCAATATGGTGCGAAAATCTTGTTTCTAGTTCGGCAATACAACGATCCACAACAGGTAAAAATACTGTTCGCCTGAAGTATTCCTCGGCGTTTGAAGCAGGAACGttgtctcttttggtttgtgttgaaataGTTCTTGGCATTGCTATTACACTTCCAATATTTTCTGCCAGTTTAACAGTGTCTTCAAAAATACTTCCGATTCTATTTCCGAATCCGTCCTTATATTGTTGAACACCTCAAGCACATCATTGACATGATTTAAGGCAGCTGTTAAATCCATATTAGGACTTTGGAGCTGTTCGCTTAGTTTTAGAGTTAAAGAGAAGCAATATGCTGCAGTTGCTAAAGCTACTACGAAGTCTCCTCTTCGGACAGCAGAACTAAACATACAAGTTTTACTAGCCGTTTCTGCATTGGTTTCATGACTACTTGAAAGTTCGTCAAGCAAGGTCACTATCGGGACCAATAACTCCTTGAAAGTAATAAGGGTATCGTGTCTTTCCACCCATCTTGTTGGCCATATTGccttcaactttgttttctttgactCTGTGAACGGTAGTCGTGATATAGCTTCCTCTATGGAACTGTTTCTGTTTGCAGAGGCAGTCAAGAATGTTGAAACTGATCGTACAACTCCCATCATACTTCTGATTATTGGAGTATCACAAGACTTAGAAACGCACAAGTTCAAAGAGTGGCTAAAACAGTGGGTATAAATACCCAACGGTTGTTTACTTAAAATAAGAGCTCGAACTCCTTTAAATCTCCCAGCCATGTTTGAGCCGTCATCATAGCCCTGGCCACAAAGATATTGATAGTTCAGCCCCAGTGTCTTGAGTTCTTCATCGATGGCTTCTGCAACTGAAGTGCCAGTATTTGATTTAAGCTCTGTAAAACCCAGAAAGTCTTCTTTGGTAACAAAGCCCTCTATTTCAATGTACCTAATACAAAATGTCATGCGTTCCTTAGTGGTGACATCAGCTGTTTCATCACACATCATGctaaaaatttttgtctttttcaCATCCCTCGATATTGAGGAGCGAATAGCGTCACCAATG encodes:
- the LOC124775370 gene encoding 52 kDa repressor of the inhibitor of the protein kinase-like, coding for MCDETADVTTKERMTFCIRYIEIEGFVTKEDFLGFTELKSNTGTSVAEAIDEELKTLGLNYQYLCGQGYDDGSNMAGRFKGVRALILSKQPLGIYTHCFSHSLNLCVSKSCDTPIIRSMMGVVRSVSTFLTASANRNSSIEEAISRLPFTESKKTKLKAIWPTRWVERHDTLITFKELLVPIVTLLDELSSSHETNAETASKTCMFSSAVRRGDFVVALATAAYCFSLTLKLSEQLQSPNMDLTAALNHVNDVLEVFNNIRTDSEIESEVFLKTLLNWQKILEV